A part of Maniola hyperantus chromosome 14, iAphHyp1.2, whole genome shotgun sequence genomic DNA contains:
- the LOC117988173 gene encoding ATP-dependent RNA helicase p62-like: MQSSVMALNVVKNLMRRNDIVKLFYQNGKQLLHSKTCLFTINHESFYSTLARIHFGKQFQFGRRILNSHFYSVKTAHEDDAEYLKEHNITIVGDDVPSPYKDIDNSYFPDYIKEFLNVQGFTKPTIIQAQGWPIAIAGKNFVGIAQTGTGKTLAYLLPAVIHLKEKAARKGRGPRVLVLAPTRELARQIEEVAKEFQTLFNIRCLCIYGGVSRIPQMEALRNGVDILIATPGRLNDFLDSKVTNLSRCGYVVLDEADRMLDMGFEPQIRQALEGVPLERQILMFSATWPKEVQHLAKDYLGEFVQVNVGSTELSANHNIKQHIHVCEQEEKMDKFKSIMHEISGEGFGKVLVFTNTKRFVDSLTLSLKRNGWPAVGIHGDKSQLQRDITINKFRSGSTNVLVATDVAARGLDVDGVTHVINYDFPNTSEDYIHRIGRTGRLQNKGVAHTILTTEDARQAKSLIAVLKEAKQEIPKELEDLAIDYKSLKINERQSRFSQKKPWAPKKWNKFRSNNNSYSRY, translated from the exons ATGCAAAGCTCAGTGATGGCACTAAATGTAGTAAAAAATCTTATGCGACGAAATGATATAGTGAAACT ATTCTATCAAAATGGTAAACAGCTTCTGCATAGTAAAACTTGTTTATTCACTATAAACCATGAGAGTTTTTATTCCACCCTTGCTCGGATACATTTTGGAAAGCAATTTCAATTTGGGAGACGAATTTTAAACAGTCATTTTTACTCTGTTAAAACTGCACACGAGGACGACGCTGAGTACCttaaagaacataatattactattgTTGGAGATGATGTACCTAGCCCGTACAAAGACATAGATAACAGCTATTTTCCAGATTACATAAAAGAGTTTTTAAATGTACAAGGCTTTACAAAACCTACAATAATACAGGCTCAAGGCTGGCCAATAGCTATTGCTGGTAAAAACTTTGTTGGTATTGCACAGACTGGAACTGGCAAAACTCTTGCTTACTTGTTACCAGCAGTTATTCATCTCAAGGAGAAAGCAGCACGAAAAGGAAGAGGTCCAAGGGTATTAGTTCTAGCACCTACAAGAGAGCTAGCGAGACAAATTGAAGAAGTCGCAAAAGAATTTCAAACACTGTTCAATATAAGATGTTTGTGTATATATGGTGGTGTGAGCAGAATTCCACAGATGGAAGCACTGAGAAATGGGGTAGATATACTTATAGCTACACCTGGTAGGTTGAATGATTTCCTTGACAGCAAAGTGACAAATCTGAGTCGATGTGGCTATGTAGTATTGGATGAAGCAGACAGAATGTTGGACATGGGCTTTGAACCACAGATCAGACAGGCCTTGGAAGGTGTACCACTTGAGAGACAGATCTTGATGTTCTCAGCTACCTGGCCTAAAGAAGTGCAACACTTGGCTAAGGATTATCTTGGGGAGTTCGTGCAAGTTAATGTTGGATCAACAGAGTTGTCAGCTAATCACAATATTAAGCAGCATATTCATGTTTGTGAACAGGAAGAAAAAATGGACAA GTTCAAATCAATAATGCATGAAATCTCAGGTGAAGGTTTTGGAAAAGTGTTAGTATTTACAAACACAAAGAGATTTGTGGATAGTTTGACACTATCACTGAAGAGAAATGGCTGGCCAGCTGTGGGCATTCACGGTGACAAGTCACAACTTCAGCGAgacataacaataaataaatttagaagTGGCTCTACAAATGTTCTTGTTGCTACTGACGTTGCAGCCAGAGGATTAG ATGTTGATGGTGTCACTCACGTAATTAACTACGATTTTCCGAACACATCGGAAGATTACATACACAGAATCGGAAGGACGGGCCGCCTGCAGAACAAAGGTGTCGCCCATACAATACTCACCACCGAAGATGCGCGCCAAGCCAAAAGCCTGATAGCTGTTTTAAAAGAAGCAAAACAG GAAATTCCAAAAGAGTTGGAGGATTTGGCTATTGACTACAAAAGCCTGAAAATAAACGAAAGACAATCAAGATTTTCACAAAAGAAGCCATGGGCCCCTAAGAAATGGAATAAATTCCGTAGTAATAATAACAGTTATAGCAGATACTAG
- the LOC117988172 gene encoding ATP-dependent RNA helicase p62-like, which translates to MSGNWNNSRGGSGGSKFGGGGSRFGGGGGGGYGNKKEFSGGQNMRRPNWDSLSLQPFNKDFYNPAPTVLSRSPYEVEQFRNEHEITVSGAHIPNPIQRFDEGNFPDYVMQTIKSSGYNDPTPIQAQGWPMAMSGKNLVGIAQTGSGKTLAYILPAIVHINNQPPVRRGDGPIALVLAPTRELAQQIQQVATDFGNAAYVRNTCIFGGAPKREQARDLERGVEIVIATPGRLIDFLEKGTTNLQRCTYLVLDEADRMLDMGFEPQIRKIIEQIRPDRQTLMWSATWPKEVKKLAEDYLGDYLQINIGSMQLSANHNILQIIDICQEHEKENKLNELLQEIGQNQEPGAKTLIFVETKRKVENITRNIRRYGWPAVCMHGDKTQQERDDVLYQFKQGRASILVATDVAARGLDVDGIKYVINFDYPNSSEDYIHRIGRTGRSKSKGTSYAFFTPSNCRQAKDLVSVLQEANQVVCPQLQTMADRSGGGGGWNRNRYGGGRGGGGSFKRGSSNFGRGNGHGGGGGHKRFNEY; encoded by the exons AT GTCTGGTAATTGGAACAATAGTCGTGGTGGGAGTGGTGGTTCCAAATTTGGTGGTGGGGGATCCAGATTTGGAGGAGGAGGAGGTGGTGGTTATGGCAATAAAAAAGAGTTCTCAGGAGGTCAAAACATGAGACGACCAAACTGGGACTCTCTTTCTCTACAGCCATTTAACAAAGATTTCTATAACCCAGCTCCAACAGTGCTAAGTAGATCTCCATATGAAGTAGAGCAGTTTAGAAATGAACATGAGATTACTGTGAGTGGAGCTCACATTCCCAATCCTATTCAGCGCTTTGATGAGGGAAATTTCCCTGACTATGTCATGCAAACAATAAAGAGCTCGGGATACAATGACCCAACACCTATTCAAGCACAGGGCTGGCCAATGGCTATGTCTGGGAAGAATTTAGTCGGCATCGCTCAGACTGGCTCTGGAAAAACTTTGGCTTATATATTACCTGCTATTGTACACATAAACAACCAACCACCTGTGCGGAGAGGTGATGGGCCCATCGCCCTTGTCTTAGCACCTACGAGAGAGTTAGCACAACAGATTCAGCAAGTTGCCACTGACTTTGGCAATGCTGCCTATGTACGAAACACTTGCATATTTGGTGGAGCACCAAAAAGAGAACAAGCTCGGGACTTGGAAAGAGGGGTGGAAATTGTTATTGCTACACCAGGAAGATTGATAGATTTTTTGGAAAAGGGAACAACCAATTTACAACGTTGCACTTATTTAGTATTAGATGAAGCTGACCGTATGTTGGACATGGGTTTTGAACCCCAAATAAGGAAAATTATAGAGCAAATTCGTCCCGATAGACAAACTTTGATGTGGTCTGCAACATGGCCTAAAGAAGTTAAAAAATTGGCTGAAGACTACCTGGGAGATTATTTGCAGATTAATATTGGATCTATGCAGTTGTCTGCTAACCACAACATTCTACAAATTATTGATATATGCCAAGAACATGAAAAGGAAAACAA GTTGAATGAACTACTACAAGAAATTGGACAAAATCAAGAACCGGGAGCAAAGACACTTATATTTGTCGAGACCAAGAGGAAAGTAGAAAATATAACTAGAAATATAAGACGCTACGGCTGGCCAGCTGTATGCATGCACGGTGACAAGACTCAGCAAGAGCGAGATGATGTTCTGTACCAATTCAAGCAAGGCAGAGCAAGCATTCTTGTTGCCACTGACGTTGCAGCAAGAGGACTCG ATGTGGATGGAATCAAATATGTTATAAACTTTGATTATCCTAACTCATCTGAAGACTACATTCACCGAATCGGAAGAACAGGTCGCTCTAAATCAAAAGGAACCTCATACGCCTTTTTCACACCTTCTAACTGCCGTCAGGCCAAAGATCTTGTATCAGTTCTACAAGAAGCCAATCAG GTTGTGTGTCCTCAACTTCAAACCATGGCTGACCGATCTGGTGGTGGCGGAGGATGGAACAGGAACAGATATGGTGGTGGGCGTGGAGGTGGTGGCTCCTTCAAAAGAGGATCATCAAACTTCGGCAGAGGCAATGGacatggtggtggtggtggccaCAAACGATTTAATGAATATTGA